From one Methanobrevibacter woesei genomic stretch:
- a CDS encoding oxidoreductase codes for MKDIFDECYLGDLKLNSHIIRTGTWETETEDGGFLTPKVFDRYEKIAKSGTGAIISEIFALDHRDRFYPYSTNTNYKGFFKDYKEITDLVHKYNVPILGQLAFFYYNDGLNQKVEPNDISLEGIRRLQAEVIMAAKKFSFAGFDGMQINMGNNFYLARFINPYFNQREDSYGGSTENRVRIVSEIIKLIKDNFDMHISCRVNPNDVRKGGITQEENIEICKLLEKAGADSIQLTGRTISYAYEEMRLNPFVDYANKLTNELNIPVILGGNLREMSKLNEILNTTNVEFMSLSKPFVAQPDFLAEWKENGEGVSICQSCNNCYSKKESYCFKFD; via the coding sequence TTGAAAGATATATTTGATGAATGTTATTTAGGCGATTTAAAACTTAATAGCCATATTATCAGAACTGGAACTTGGGAAACAGAAACTGAAGATGGTGGTTTCCTAACTCCTAAAGTATTTGACAGGTATGAAAAAATTGCTAAAAGTGGAACTGGTGCAATAATATCTGAAATATTTGCCCTAGATCACAGGGACAGATTCTACCCATATTCCACTAATACGAACTATAAAGGATTTTTTAAAGATTATAAAGAGATTACAGATTTAGTTCATAAATATAATGTTCCTATTTTAGGCCAGTTAGCTTTTTTCTATTATAATGATGGACTTAACCAAAAAGTAGAGCCTAATGATATATCTTTAGAAGGAATTAGACGCTTGCAAGCAGAAGTTATAATGGCTGCTAAAAAATTTTCATTTGCAGGTTTTGATGGAATGCAGATAAATATGGGAAATAACTTCTATCTTGCACGTTTTATTAATCCTTACTTTAATCAAAGAGAAGACAGCTATGGTGGAAGCACTGAAAACAGAGTAAGAATTGTCTCTGAAATTATCAAATTAATCAAAGATAACTTTGATATGCATATTAGCTGCAGAGTAAATCCTAATGATGTAAGGAAAGGTGGAATAACACAGGAAGAAAATATTGAAATTTGCAAGCTTCTTGAAAAGGCAGGAGCTGACAGCATTCAGTTAACTGGAAGAACAATTTCCTATGCCTATGAGGAAATGAGATTAAACCCTTTTGTTGATTATGCCAATAAATTAACCAATGAACTTAATATCCCTGTAATTTTAGGTGGAAATCTAAGGGAAATGAGCAAATTAAATGAAATATTAAACACTACCAATGTTGAGTTCATGTCACTTTCCAAACCATTTGTAGCACAACCTGATTTCCTTGCTGAATGGAAGGAAAATGGTGAAGGCGTTTCAATCTGTCAAAGTTGTAATAACTGCTATTCTAAAAAAGAAAGCTATTGTTTCAAGTTTGACTAA
- a CDS encoding aldo/keto reductase has translation MEYQKLGNSDLNVSRICLGCMGFGDSENGMHTWTINEEKTREIIKLALDNGINFFDTAIGYQNGTSEQYLGRALEDFAKREDVYIATKFLPRSSEEVKNNISMREHIIDSLNQSLSNLGVDYVDLYIYHMWDYNSDIEEVMETLNELINEGKIRYIGISNCFAYQLAKANDLAEKNGWAKFISVQGHHNLIFREEEREMLPLAKDDNIGLTPYSSLASGRLSRRDNTSKRANEDTVAKSKYGKTEAEDELIIERVEELALKHNVSISEVALAWLLTKVTSPIVGATKPHHVETAVNSVDLKLTAEEIAYLEEPYVPHELVGVMANIKGMMNTIEDAMSDN, from the coding sequence ATGGAATATCAAAAATTAGGAAATTCAGATTTAAATGTATCAAGAATATGTTTAGGATGCATGGGCTTTGGAGATAGTGAAAATGGAATGCATACCTGGACAATTAATGAAGAAAAAACACGTGAAATTATTAAATTAGCATTAGATAATGGAATTAACTTTTTTGATACAGCTATTGGATATCAAAATGGAACAAGTGAGCAATATTTAGGAAGAGCACTTGAAGACTTTGCAAAAAGGGAAGATGTCTATATAGCTACAAAATTCCTACCAAGAAGCAGTGAAGAAGTTAAAAACAACATATCTATGAGAGAACATATAATTGACTCATTAAATCAAAGTTTAAGTAATTTAGGAGTTGATTATGTAGACTTGTATATCTATCATATGTGGGATTATAATTCTGATATTGAAGAGGTAATGGAAACCTTAAATGAACTGATAAATGAAGGAAAAATAAGGTATATTGGAATATCTAACTGTTTTGCATATCAGCTTGCAAAAGCAAATGATTTAGCTGAGAAAAATGGCTGGGCTAAATTTATTTCAGTGCAAGGCCATCATAACTTAATATTTAGAGAAGAAGAAAGAGAAATGCTTCCTCTTGCAAAAGATGATAATATTGGATTAACCCCTTACAGTTCACTTGCATCTGGTCGCCTATCAAGAAGAGATAATACTTCTAAAAGAGCTAATGAAGACACAGTTGCCAAATCTAAATATGGAAAAACAGAAGCAGAAGATGAATTAATCATTGAAAGAGTAGAAGAACTTGCCTTAAAACATAATGTTTCAATAAGTGAAGTTGCTCTTGCCTGGTTACTTACAAAGGTAACCTCTCCTATTGTTGGTGCAACTAAACCTCATCATGTTGAAACAGCTGTAAATTCTGTTGATTTGAAGTTAACAGCTGAAGAAATAGCTTATCTTGAAGAACCTTATGTTCCTCATGAACTAGTTGGAGTAATGGCAAATATTAAAGGTATGATGAATACAATTGAAGATGCAATGTCAGATAATTAA
- a CDS encoding ClC family H(+)/Cl(-) exchange transporter — MSDNKYFLLLKNLRTIVNNPKHLSKLAIQGILVGIFAGLMVCLYRFLLSGSETVLRDLLTFINGNIFLILLWFITLTILGLITAFLVKWEPDSIGSGIPQINAEVKGFLDTNWWKVLFSKITAGILTALGGLSLGPEGPSVQIGGMSGKGVSKLFKASKTDELRLILVGSTVGITAAFNAPLAGVIFVIEEINHGFDKTLIFIALIASIVADFISKSFFGQATALNFPLETIPLSSYWIFIVLGIVLGICGYIYNVGMIKSNDFWDRFPNIPLEAKFVLIFLIAGVVGLYIPEILDGGHFMLNILDFAIPSLGILVLLLVAKYLFSVVSFSAGIPGGIFLPLLVIGAYIGAVFGSIATPFLGFEEVIIYKFIVISMAGFFAATIRAPITGVVLLSEMCGSTESLVAMLIVVIIAYSIPMLLNNRPIYESLFERLLSKNNFDIVQDTSKHVLSEYMIPFGWKYLGKTIKEVPFPKNCIVVSITRNGEYILANDDITLHYADQIYVLMDSKNYSKNNAEIEKIMDEKIK; from the coding sequence ATGAGTGATAATAAATACTTTTTACTGTTAAAAAATTTAAGAACTATTGTAAATAATCCAAAACATTTATCAAAACTAGCTATTCAAGGAATATTAGTTGGAATTTTTGCCGGATTAATGGTTTGCCTATATAGATTTTTATTAAGTGGTTCTGAAACCGTTCTGAGAGATTTGCTTACATTTATTAATGGAAATATATTTTTAATTTTATTGTGGTTTATAACACTAACTATTTTAGGTTTAATAACTGCATTTCTTGTTAAATGGGAACCTGATAGTATAGGAAGCGGAATTCCCCAGATTAATGCAGAAGTAAAAGGGTTTTTAGATACAAACTGGTGGAAAGTATTATTCTCAAAAATTACTGCAGGTATATTAACAGCTCTTGGAGGATTATCTTTAGGTCCTGAAGGTCCTTCAGTTCAAATTGGGGGAATGAGTGGAAAAGGAGTTTCAAAACTTTTTAAAGCATCAAAAACTGATGAATTAAGATTAATTTTAGTAGGATCTACTGTTGGTATTACAGCAGCTTTTAATGCACCTCTAGCTGGAGTAATATTTGTTATTGAAGAAATAAATCATGGCTTTGATAAAACTTTAATTTTTATTGCACTGATTGCATCTATTGTTGCAGATTTTATATCTAAATCTTTTTTTGGACAGGCCACTGCACTTAATTTTCCCTTGGAAACAATACCTCTATCCAGCTATTGGATTTTCATTGTTTTAGGTATTGTTTTAGGTATCTGCGGTTATATCTACAATGTTGGAATGATAAAATCAAATGATTTCTGGGACAGATTTCCAAATATACCACTTGAAGCAAAATTTGTGCTAATATTTTTAATAGCTGGAGTTGTAGGGTTGTATATTCCTGAAATCCTTGATGGTGGACATTTCATGTTAAATATACTTGATTTTGCCATTCCATCACTGGGCATTTTAGTGCTTTTACTTGTTGCCAAGTATTTATTTTCAGTTGTTTCCTTTTCAGCAGGAATTCCTGGAGGTATATTTTTACCTCTTTTAGTAATTGGAGCATATATAGGTGCTGTTTTTGGTTCAATAGCTACTCCCTTTCTAGGTTTTGAAGAAGTTATAATCTATAAATTCATTGTTATCTCAATGGCTGGATTTTTTGCAGCTACTATAAGAGCACCAATAACAGGTGTTGTTTTACTGTCTGAGATGTGCGGATCAACAGAATCTCTTGTTGCTATGTTAATTGTTGTTATAATAGCTTATTCTATACCAATGCTTCTTAACAATAGACCAATCTATGAATCATTATTTGAAAGATTGTTAAGTAAAAATAACTTTGATATTGTGCAGGATACATCAAAACATGTTTTATCTGAGTATATGATTCCTTTTGGATGGAAATATTTAGGAAAAACTATAAAAGAAGTTCCTTTCCCAAAAAACTGCATTGTAGTTTCAATTACAAGAAATGGTGAATATATTTTAGCTAATGATGATATTACCCTTCATTATGCAGATCAGATTTATGTATTGATGGACAGCAAGAATTACTCAAAAAACAATGCAGAAATAGAAAAAATAATGGATGAAAAGATTAAATAA
- a CDS encoding EF-hand domain-containing protein: MDKTEILLIILVTIVICCVVVAGLILFNQLNNNTTVTNTSQATEINSDTVSSSSTSDEIDYESYYYSNSFEDTDTDGDGYVTLSDMNLAHTPFDIRDQMYTDSDDDNDGRLNHDEYYKFMYKLNYDRASYGL, translated from the coding sequence ATGGACAAAACTGAGATTTTATTAATAATACTGGTTACTATTGTTATCTGTTGTGTTGTTGTGGCTGGTTTAATCCTTTTTAATCAATTAAATAATAATACAACTGTAACAAACACTTCACAGGCAACTGAAATTAATTCTGATACTGTTAGTTCATCTTCAACTAGTGATGAGATAGATTATGAATCTTATTATTACTCAAATTCATTTGAAGATACTGATACTGATGGGGATGGGTATGTAACCTTATCTGATATGAATCTTGCACATACTCCTTTTGATATTAGAGATCAGATGTATACAGATTCTGATGATGATAATGATGGTAGACTAAACCATGATGAATACTATAAGTTCATGTATAAATTAAACTATGATAGAGCTAGTTATGGGTTGTAA
- a CDS encoding ARPP-1 family domain-containing protein encodes MNVAVKISKKQNYKNLSVFPIINNNQMKLDFIDLKTGLEMGIISVEECKTSDVSHVELHNNSIAPLLLIDGEEIIGSKQNRIINETLIIPPKTRETISVLCSEKGRWEYKSDFKYSNYFANSSTRTRKLESQINNEDIQSGVWNSIDRLDKSSSTYSLTNALRDTYINNQEVCKDYLKHFKITDNQVGVLVVVNGMIKGIEIFCNTIIYKKYHDSILKSYIIDDFSNSSNNNITELTASTTLENILNANLTKKKSIGLGNHYIMSDNSYNGSIVFLDDNLIHAIYFGMIPKYTCEDKINNHEDDYIFDESDISIIE; translated from the coding sequence ATGAATGTGGCTGTTAAGATTTCTAAAAAACAGAATTATAAGAATCTTTCAGTATTTCCTATTATAAATAATAATCAGATGAAACTAGATTTTATTGATTTGAAAACAGGACTTGAAATGGGTATTATTTCTGTAGAAGAATGTAAAACTAGTGATGTTTCACATGTTGAGTTACATAATAACTCGATTGCTCCACTACTTTTAATCGATGGTGAAGAAATAATTGGGTCTAAGCAGAATAGGATTATTAATGAAACATTGATTATACCTCCTAAGACTAGGGAAACAATATCAGTATTGTGTAGTGAAAAAGGCCGTTGGGAGTATAAATCTGATTTCAAATATTCAAACTATTTTGCTAATTCATCAACCAGGACCAGAAAATTAGAATCTCAGATTAATAATGAAGATATACAAAGTGGAGTATGGAATTCAATTGACAGATTAGATAAAAGCAGTTCAACATATTCCCTAACTAATGCATTAAGAGATACCTATATTAATAATCAGGAAGTCTGTAAAGACTATTTAAAACATTTTAAAATAACTGATAACCAGGTGGGTGTTTTAGTTGTTGTTAATGGAATGATAAAAGGAATTGAAATTTTTTGCAATACTATCATTTATAAAAAATATCATGACAGTATTTTAAAAAGTTATATCATTGATGATTTCTCTAATAGTTCAAATAACAATATTACTGAATTAACAGCATCCACTACTTTAGAAAATATTTTAAATGCAAATTTAACTAAAAAGAAATCTATTGGATTAGGAAATCATTATATTATGTCTGATAACTCTTATAATGGTTCAATTGTATTTTTGGACGATAATCTAATTCATGCTATTTACTTTGGAATGATACCTAAGTATACTTGTGAAGATAAGATTAACAATCATGAGGATGATTATATTTTTGATGAATCAGATATCAGTATCATTGAATAA
- a CDS encoding HIRAN domain-containing protein, whose translation MDEEMFFTIVGFKNYHGLKPFKVGGLLKLIKDKVNAYDDEAIAVEMRYAGKVGYVGNSTNTVFRGTMSAGRLYDKIADEGYAQIKFIGQNSAIGKILSKEEVDILKEDPDCDFYYI comes from the coding sequence ATGGATGAGGAAATGTTTTTTACAATTGTTGGTTTTAAAAACTATCATGGATTAAAGCCTTTTAAAGTTGGAGGATTACTTAAACTAATTAAAGATAAAGTAAATGCCTATGATGATGAAGCAATAGCTGTTGAAATGCGTTATGCTGGGAAAGTAGGTTATGTAGGTAATAGTACCAATACAGTGTTTAGAGGAACAATGAGTGCTGGTAGATTATATGATAAAATCGCTGATGAGGGTTATGCTCAAATAAAGTTTATCGGACAAAACAGTGCTATTGGTAAAATATTATCTAAAGAGGAAGTTGATATTCTAAAAGAAGATCCTGACTGTGATTTTTATTATATTTAA
- a CDS encoding BREX system ATP-binding domain-containing protein: MDYENVLMALKNGNVPEKGVKNLCIGREKEIDEFEKLLDKVNNKKAIVKFINGEFGAGKSFFLKVIEEMAYDKNFVVSWITLSNDVPFNKIDIVYKNIVKSLKCKTGTSLSHIIDRWITELKMMAFEQTSNPQKQNQLVQESIYDDLAETREHASAFAMAIESYNKLMNEEDYKTAEYAKAWLRGDSNIPYTEKRKFGVKGDVTKDNAIHFLEALSIFVKSIGYSGLVVLIDEAEFTMNLHTKKLRDVAYNYMRDIYDNCNLGKFENSLFVFAATPELFDNAQKGIPSYEALDDRLKDVLDTDLPDMRKPIFNLKGFEKEDLLDVAGKLLIMHEEVYKWNANDKINPVLNDIVEIHAENAGLTGGKVTPRTFIRSFVSLLDTVQQNQSYFKDSNEILNLFNDRESELNEENFNALDEFDDDW, translated from the coding sequence ATGGATTATGAAAATGTCTTAATGGCACTTAAAAATGGTAATGTTCCAGAAAAAGGTGTAAAAAATTTATGTATTGGTCGTGAAAAGGAAATCGACGAATTTGAAAAATTATTAGATAAAGTGAATAATAAAAAAGCTATTGTAAAATTTATTAATGGAGAATTTGGTGCTGGAAAATCATTTTTCTTAAAAGTTATTGAAGAAATGGCTTATGATAAAAATTTTGTTGTATCATGGATTACTTTAAGTAATGATGTTCCTTTTAATAAGATTGATATTGTTTATAAAAATATAGTTAAATCCTTGAAATGTAAAACTGGAACTTCTCTAAGCCATATTATTGATAGGTGGATTACAGAATTAAAAATGATGGCTTTTGAACAAACTTCCAATCCTCAAAAACAAAATCAACTGGTTCAAGAGTCAATATATGATGATTTAGCAGAAACTAGAGAACATGCAAGTGCTTTTGCAATGGCTATTGAAAGTTATAATAAATTAATGAATGAAGAAGATTATAAAACTGCAGAATATGCAAAAGCATGGTTACGTGGAGATTCAAATATTCCTTACACAGAAAAAAGAAAATTTGGTGTTAAAGGAGATGTTACTAAAGATAATGCAATTCACTTTTTAGAAGCACTTTCCATATTTGTTAAATCAATTGGTTACTCTGGTTTAGTAGTTCTTATTGATGAAGCTGAATTTACAATGAATTTACACACTAAAAAACTTAGAGATGTTGCTTACAATTATATGAGAGATATTTATGATAATTGTAATTTAGGTAAATTTGAAAATTCATTATTTGTTTTTGCAGCAACTCCTGAATTATTTGATAATGCACAAAAAGGAATACCTTCTTATGAAGCTTTAGATGATAGGCTTAAAGATGTTTTAGATACTGATTTGCCAGATATGAGAAAACCAATTTTCAACTTAAAAGGATTTGAAAAAGAAGATTTACTTGATGTTGCAGGCAAATTACTTATAATGCATGAAGAAGTTTATAAATGGAATGCAAATGATAAAATTAATCCAGTTTTAAATGATATTGTTGAAATTCATGCTGAAAATGCAGGTTTAACTGGTGGTAAAGTTACACCAAGAACATTTATAAGATCATTTGTTAGTTTATTAGATACAGTTCAACAAAATCAGTCCTACTTTAAAGATTCCAATGAAATTCTTAATTTATTTAATGACAGGGAATCTGAGTTAAATGAAGAGAATTTTAATGCATTAGATGAATTTGATGATGATTGGTAG